Proteins encoded in a region of the Nicotiana tomentosiformis chromosome 9, ASM39032v3, whole genome shotgun sequence genome:
- the LOC138898529 gene encoding uncharacterized protein yields the protein MTGIPPEVMTHKLNEDPSYPPVKQNKRKQGSFKHQLIHDEVQKLLKIGSIREVKYLYVLANTVVVPKKNGKWQVCLDYTDLNKACPKDLFPLPHIDQLINSTAGHEMFSFLDAYTGYNQINMDPLDEVKTSFITYSGTYCYKVMPFALKNVGATYQRLVLANFVADFSTNLVPEVEKKLQVFTGSNSGTWILFTDGSSNVKGAGLGIVLIPLSGEIIRQAIKCYPITNNEAEYEAVIAGLKLARELGIEQIVIKSDSQLVVNLMQGTYIEREARMQQYLEKAWELVRQFQSWKVVQIPREENGKANALANLASVAEITNAENDIVIHLFHSVLDQDKNEKRLEESKGKWPKVLQGVLWAYRTTTKTSTDETQFLLVYGTEALIPVEIGEPSTRYTHATEVLNEEEMRTNLNLLEERREAPLIRMAAQKHMIERYYNKKANMRYFKIGDFVLKKVFQSTKAANAGKLSPNLEGPYRVLSIIGK from the exons atgacaggtataccaccGGAGGTGATGACCCACAAACTGAATGAGGATCCATCATACCCACCAGTCAAGCAGAATAAAAGGAAGCAAGGATCCTTCAAACATCAACTGATCCATGATGAGGTACAAAAGCTTTTGAAAATTGGGTCAatacgagaggtaaagtaccTATATGTGTTAGCTAATACTGtggtagttccaaaaaagaatggaaaatggCAAGTTTGCTTAGATTATACTGATCTAAATAAAGCTTGTCCTAAAGATTTGTTTCCTTTGCCGCATATAGATCAACTAATTAATTCTACCGCAGGTCATGAGATGTTCAGTTTTTTAGATGCATATACAggttataatcaaataaataTGGATCCTCTAGATGAAGTGAAAACTTCATTTATCACATACAGTGGGACTTACTGCTACAAAGTCATGCCATTTGCTCTAAAAAATGTTGGAGCTACGTACCAAAGATTG GTTTTAGCAAACTTTGTAGCAGATTTCAGCACGAATTTAGTTCCTGAAGTAGAAAAAAAACTACAGGTATTTACCGGATCTAATTCGGGGACTTGGATTCTATTTACCGATGGTTCCTCGAATGTTAAAGGAGCGGGTTTAGGTATTGTACTAATTCCGCTTTCAGGGGAAATCATAAGACAAGCGATAAAATGTTATCCTAtcactaacaatgaagcagagtacgaaGCTGTGATTGCAGGTTTAAAACTAGCAAGAGAACTTGGTATAGAGCAGATTGTAATCAAAAGTGATTCGCAACTAGTGGTTAACCTGATGCAGGGGACTTACATAGAAAGAGAGGCACGAATGCAACAATATTTGGAAAAGGCATGGGAATTAGTCAGACAATTTCAATCGTGGAAGGTCGTACAAATACCCAGGGAGGAGAATGGAAAAGCAAATGCATTAGCCAATCTCGCATCTGTCGCGGAAAtaacaaatgcagaaaatgatATTGTAATACATTTGTTTCATTCGGTGCTCGACCAAGACAAGAATGAG AAGAGATTAGAAgaatcaaaaggcaaatggccaaaAGTGTTACAAGGGGTATTGTGGGCTTatcgaacaacaacaaaaacaagcaCGGACGAGACTCAATTTTTACTTGTCTATGGCACTGAAGCCTTAATCCCAGTAGAAATAGGTGAACCAAGTACAAGGTATACACATGCTACTGAGGTGTTAAATGAAGAAGAGATGCGAACGAATTTGAATTTACTGGAAGAAAGGAGAGAAGCGCCGCTAATAAGGATGGCGGCTCAGAAACATATGATTGAGCGATATTACAACAAGAAAGCTAATATGAGAtacttcaagattggggacttcgtCCTCAAGAAGGTGTTTCAATCAACAAAAGCAGCTAATGCGGGAAAATTAAGTCCGAATTTGGAAGGCCCTTATAGGGTTCTAAGCATCATTGGAAAATGA